Proteins encoded together in one Nitrospirae bacterium YQR-1 window:
- a CDS encoding DNA-binding protein, with the protein MIKKISILAIALILGLAATASAQPWRGWKGSCGWGQGSTYQRMYDPSTAATVTGTIEAVETFKAKRGMAQGLHLVLTTEDGKVAVHLGPVWYIERQDVELRKGDTVEVKGSKITFNSKPAIIAAEVKKDDEVLKLRDESGIPYWAGSGMGGRMR; encoded by the coding sequence ATGATTAAGAAAATTTCAATATTAGCGATAGCATTGATACTGGGGCTTGCAGCAACCGCCTCAGCACAACCGTGGCGCGGCTGGAAGGGAAGCTGCGGCTGGGGGCAGGGCAGTACGTATCAAAGGATGTACGATCCGTCAACTGCCGCCACTGTTACTGGAACCATCGAGGCAGTGGAAACATTTAAGGCAAAGAGGGGTATGGCTCAGGGACTACATCTCGTGCTTACAACTGAAGACGGCAAAGTAGCTGTACATCTCGGTCCGGTATGGTATATCGAGCGGCAGGACGTTGAACTCAGAAAGGGCGACACTGTAGAGGTTAAAGGCTCAAAAATAACCTTCAACTCCAAGCCCGCCATAATTGCGGCTGAGGTTAAAAAGGACGATGAAGTGCTCAAACTCAGAGATGAAAGCGGCATTCCATACTGGGCGGGTTCAGGAATGGGTGGCAGGATGCGTTAA
- a CDS encoding ATP-binding protein, with the protein MERVVQIDRFSIVKNVLLWLIIISALYVSSLYGYLVFHTFAEMFSIVIAFSIFIIAHNTRSYMQNNYLYFIGITYLFVGSLDALHTLAYKGMNIIHGRPAATEIWIATRYIESISLLIAPFFLYKERIRPFLIYSVYTLITLLILTSIFIWNNFPVCYVQGVGLTAFKKISEYIICSILVASLILLFKNKRFFDNNVLKLLSLSISFATATELCFTLYVGVYDFMNLLGHMFKVISYYFTYKAIIVTGMTKPFDLLFRDLNLSNKANMERAEEISIFNKKLTNEIARRKKVEDELISLNKHLERRVDEEVEKLRQKEMLLIQQSKMALMGEMIAAISHQWRQPLTIISFLIQDMEDAYRHGELDSKYVDTTVSGTMRQIGFMSKTIDDFRDFFKPAKEKETFDMIEIAGEVFSLFSSQLKNVTYRITCHAHNKTFTNFSEVVPCGATVITTYKSLLAHVILNIIKNSNDAIMERENRGLPAAAQQHGMIMVDCYRNDNILKMEISDNAGGIPDNIMETIFDPYFTTKSSGTGIGLYLSKIIMEDNLNGRISVRNTATGAKFTLEFNV; encoded by the coding sequence ATGGAAAGAGTTGTGCAAATAGATAGATTCTCAATAGTTAAAAATGTTTTATTGTGGCTTATAATAATTTCAGCCCTGTATGTTAGCAGTTTATATGGTTATTTAGTCTTTCACACCTTTGCCGAGATGTTCAGTATAGTTATTGCTTTTAGTATTTTTATCATAGCCCATAATACTCGCAGTTACATGCAAAATAATTATTTATACTTCATAGGAATAACATATCTTTTTGTCGGTAGTCTTGACGCGTTGCATACGCTTGCATATAAAGGCATGAATATAATACATGGCAGACCGGCGGCCACTGAAATATGGATTGCCACCAGATACATTGAAAGCATTTCCCTGTTAATTGCTCCTTTTTTCTTATATAAGGAAAGAATCAGGCCATTTTTGATATATAGCGTTTACACGCTTATAACTTTACTAATTTTGACTTCGATCTTTATATGGAATAACTTTCCAGTTTGCTATGTACAAGGAGTCGGGCTGACAGCATTTAAAAAAATAAGTGAATACATCATTTGTTCCATTTTAGTTGCTTCATTAATTCTGTTGTTTAAAAATAAAAGATTTTTTGATAATAACGTTCTGAAATTATTATCACTTTCCATTTCTTTTGCAACAGCTACAGAGCTTTGCTTTACTCTCTATGTTGGCGTATATGATTTTATGAATCTGCTTGGGCATATGTTTAAAGTCATATCCTATTATTTTACTTACAAAGCTATAATAGTAACCGGAATGACTAAACCCTTTGATCTTCTGTTCAGGGACCTTAATCTTAGCAACAAAGCCAATATGGAGCGTGCAGAGGAAATCTCGATTTTCAATAAAAAACTGACAAATGAAATAGCACGACGAAAAAAAGTCGAAGATGAATTAATATCTCTCAATAAACATCTTGAGAGACGGGTTGATGAGGAAGTGGAAAAACTCAGACAAAAGGAAATGTTATTAATCCAACAGTCAAAGATGGCACTTATGGGTGAAATGATAGCAGCCATATCACACCAATGGAGACAGCCTCTTACTATTATTAGCTTTTTGATTCAGGACATGGAAGATGCCTACAGGCATGGAGAGCTCGATAGTAAATACGTTGACACTACTGTGAGCGGAACTATGAGGCAGATAGGTTTTATGTCAAAGACAATAGATGATTTTAGAGACTTTTTTAAACCGGCAAAAGAAAAAGAAACATTTGATATGATTGAAATTGCGGGGGAAGTGTTTTCATTATTTTCATCTCAATTGAAAAATGTTACTTACCGCATCACTTGTCACGCTCACAACAAGACATTTACTAACTTCTCCGAGGTAGTACCCTGTGGCGCTACGGTAATCACAACGTACAAAAGCCTGTTAGCACATGTTATATTAAACATAATAAAGAACTCAAATGATGCAATCATGGAAAGAGAAAATAGGGGACTCCCAGCTGCAGCACAACAGCATGGCATGATAATGGTGGACTGTTATAGAAATGACAATATATTAAAGATGGAAATAAGTGACAACGCAGGTGGAATTCCTGACAATATAATGGAGACGATCTTTGACCCCTACTTTACCACCAAGAGCAGTGGTACCGGGATAGGACTCTATCTGTCTAAAATAATTATGGAGGATAACCTAAACGGCAGGATTAGTGTAAGAAATACAGCGACAGGAGCAAAATTTACTTTGGAGTTTAATGTGTAA
- a CDS encoding cobalamin-dependent protein (Presence of a B(12) (cobalamin)-binding domain implies dependence on cobalamin itself, in one of its several forms, or in some unusual lineages, dependence on a cobalamin-like analog.), with the protein MARVLLISCNTTVEPYPVYPLGMAMIAGALTAAGHTVAEYDMLASPQLGYNLEDMCRDFNPEITGLSIRNIDNLNYAKPESYLEQYKRVVETLHGISSAPVVMGGAGFSLFPSALMESCGADYGVVGQGEILFVELVARLTNGRRPAQKLFYSTGGGHSESCSFSYRNSELSGFYLKHGGMLNLFTKRGCPMKCAYCSYPLLEGSTYRFRTAVDVVDEIEALRDNFNMDYYAIADSVFNDVDGNYLNIARELIRRKIDIPFTAFLRPQGFSSRDVELLKRAGLKTVEFGTDASTDTTLMALKKGFTWKEVLLTNELFAGNSVAVNHFIIFGGPGETTETFKQGLQNVQQIEHAVVMANIGFRIIPDTYIHGLAIRENRLSKENNLTEPVYYFSPYIDPAHIDRELRESFALCRERVYPVGSQDLDKVKIFHQMGHRGPIWDYLLKRKR; encoded by the coding sequence GTGGCAAGAGTACTCTTAATTTCATGTAATACAACAGTTGAGCCGTATCCGGTGTATCCATTGGGAATGGCCATGATTGCCGGAGCTTTAACCGCAGCCGGACACACGGTAGCAGAGTATGACATGCTGGCCTCTCCACAGTTGGGCTACAACTTAGAGGATATGTGCAGGGACTTCAACCCTGAGATTACAGGGCTTTCTATCCGTAACATTGATAATCTTAACTATGCAAAACCTGAGTCTTATCTTGAGCAGTACAAAAGAGTGGTTGAAACATTGCATGGGATAAGTTCGGCCCCTGTGGTTATGGGCGGCGCCGGGTTTTCACTGTTTCCTTCTGCACTGATGGAGAGCTGCGGGGCTGATTACGGTGTAGTTGGGCAGGGAGAGATACTGTTTGTTGAGCTGGTGGCAAGGCTTACCAATGGTCGGCGGCCTGCTCAAAAATTGTTTTACAGCACAGGGGGCGGGCACTCTGAAAGCTGTAGCTTCTCTTATCGAAATAGTGAATTGTCGGGGTTTTATCTAAAGCACGGAGGTATGCTTAATTTATTTACAAAGCGAGGCTGCCCAATGAAATGTGCCTACTGCTCCTACCCCTTGCTGGAGGGCTCAACGTATCGTTTCAGGACGGCGGTTGATGTGGTTGATGAGATTGAAGCACTCCGTGATAATTTTAACATGGATTATTATGCTATCGCAGATTCCGTGTTTAATGATGTGGATGGTAACTACTTAAACATTGCAAGGGAGCTGATAAGGCGTAAAATAGATATTCCCTTTACGGCATTTTTAAGGCCGCAGGGGTTTAGCTCAAGGGATGTTGAGCTGCTGAAGAGGGCAGGTCTAAAGACAGTTGAGTTTGGAACAGACGCCTCTACGGACACTACGCTTATGGCTTTAAAGAAGGGTTTTACATGGAAAGAGGTTCTTTTAACTAATGAACTTTTTGCCGGTAACTCTGTGGCGGTTAATCACTTTATTATTTTTGGCGGCCCTGGTGAGACAACAGAAACATTTAAACAGGGACTGCAAAATGTACAGCAGATTGAACATGCTGTAGTAATGGCCAACATCGGTTTTCGTATAATTCCTGATACATATATACACGGGCTTGCTATCCGGGAAAATAGGCTAAGTAAAGAGAATAATCTGACAGAGCCTGTGTATTATTTTTCACCTTATATTGACCCTGCACATATTGACAGGGAACTAAGGGAATCTTTTGCTTTGTGCAGGGAGCGGGTCTATCCTGTTGGTTCTCAGGATTTGGATAAAGTAAAAATCTTTCATCAAATGGGGCATCGCGGCCCTATTTGGGACTATTTGTTAAAACGGAAGCGTTAA
- the waaF gene encoding lipopolysaccharide heptosyltransferase II, giving the protein MASKILVREVNWVGDAVMTLPALRALRKARKDSHISIVAKENVLPLFENNPNVDALVKYTKAHEKLTGKFSLSSQLRAERYDEAFLFQNAFDAALITFMAGIGKRTGYDRDARGLLLTHRVAVNADTLKLHHVLYYLNLLRESGIEAPYTLPWIYLTLEQRRKAREVLRPLKRPVIGINPQAAYGSAKRWPDDNYISVIKHIVAELNGSVVIFGTDTSNKLSGETLSEIITEESAFMDLTGKTGLRQLCALISECDAVITNDSGPMHIAYATSTPCVSIFGSTSCELTGPPDIPEDCQHSFLSKVLNSSMDCSPCFKRTCPHGHLKCMSSITSAQVIDALGDIICTQKAIFFDRDGTICEDAHYLNNINNFKPFNGCENLMRFKEKGYLLIGVTNQSGIARCIVDECFVNEVNNIYIEKYGFDGFYYCPHNSGDNCACRKPSPGMLYKARSDFKIDLKQSFMVGDKDADINAGLAVGATAICMESKKYSVTVPDVKRISSLHELHDII; this is encoded by the coding sequence GTGGCATCAAAAATTCTTGTCAGAGAAGTTAACTGGGTAGGAGATGCTGTGATGACTCTGCCTGCTCTAAGAGCTTTAAGAAAAGCACGTAAAGACAGCCACATAAGCATTGTAGCCAAAGAAAATGTTCTGCCTCTTTTTGAAAACAACCCAAATGTTGATGCTCTTGTTAAATACACTAAGGCACATGAAAAGCTCACCGGTAAATTTAGTCTTTCATCGCAATTAAGGGCGGAGAGATATGATGAGGCGTTTCTTTTTCAAAACGCATTTGATGCAGCCCTCATCACTTTTATGGCAGGAATAGGTAAACGTACCGGTTATGACCGTGATGCCAGAGGTCTGCTTCTGACACACAGAGTAGCAGTCAACGCAGACACGCTTAAACTTCACCACGTGTTGTACTACTTAAACCTGCTCAGGGAATCGGGTATCGAGGCGCCTTATACTCTGCCGTGGATATATCTGACACTGGAGCAAAGACGGAAGGCAAGGGAAGTTCTGCGTCCTCTTAAGCGGCCGGTTATTGGGATTAACCCACAGGCTGCTTACGGCTCGGCAAAGCGCTGGCCTGATGATAATTACATTTCAGTCATTAAACACATTGTGGCTGAGCTCAACGGTAGTGTAGTAATCTTTGGTACCGATACTTCAAATAAGCTCTCCGGTGAAACATTGAGTGAAATCATCACGGAAGAAAGTGCTTTTATGGATTTAACCGGTAAGACCGGTTTGCGGCAGTTATGCGCCCTGATTTCCGAGTGTGACGCCGTCATAACAAATGACTCGGGGCCTATGCACATTGCCTATGCAACCTCAACACCGTGTGTTTCAATCTTTGGTTCCACCTCTTGTGAACTTACCGGGCCGCCTGACATACCTGAAGACTGTCAACACTCTTTTTTGTCGAAGGTTTTAAATAGTTCCATGGACTGTTCCCCGTGTTTTAAGCGTACCTGTCCGCATGGCCACCTTAAGTGTATGAGCTCTATAACATCCGCTCAGGTAATCGATGCCCTTGGGGATATTATATGTACACAAAAAGCAATCTTCTTTGACCGTGACGGCACAATTTGTGAGGATGCACACTACTTAAATAACATTAACAATTTCAAACCCTTTAACGGTTGCGAAAACCTGATGAGGTTTAAAGAAAAGGGCTATTTACTTATTGGAGTAACTAACCAATCCGGCATAGCAAGGTGTATCGTAGATGAGTGTTTTGTAAATGAGGTAAATAATATATATATCGAAAAATACGGTTTTGACGGATTTTACTACTGCCCACATAACAGCGGAGATAACTGCGCCTGCCGGAAACCCTCTCCTGGAATGCTCTACAAGGCGCGCTCCGATTTCAAAATTGATTTAAAGCAATCTTTCATGGTAGGTGATAAAGATGCTGATATAAATGCAGGGCTTGCCGTAGGCGCAACAGCCATTTGTATGGAATCTAAAAAGTATTCCGTCACAGTACCTGATGTCAAAAGAATTTCCTCATTACATGAACTTCACGATATCATATAA
- a CDS encoding HAD hydrolase-like protein, which yields MKAALFDLDDTLYPEMEFVKSGFKVVSEYMANVFSLDSGILFNRMMEILNSTGRGKVFDNILGETGQFSNENVLTLLYLYRDHSPDITLYDDVVPVITKLKDSGIKTAVITDGMASVQQNKIKALGLESLVDVVIYTDILGREYWKPSHVPFQTAFNLLGQKAPYAAVYVGDNPAKDFTGAEALGIEGVHIIRDEKAASTPVNFPGRRVIIRTLTEYFSRIEARYEQYNHRRQKHRG from the coding sequence GTGAAAGCGGCACTTTTTGACCTTGACGACACGCTTTATCCAGAAATGGAATTTGTAAAAAGCGGATTTAAAGTAGTCTCAGAGTACATGGCTAATGTGTTTTCCCTGGATAGCGGCATTTTATTTAACCGAATGATGGAAATCCTCAACAGCACAGGGCGTGGCAAGGTCTTTGACAATATTCTCGGTGAAACAGGCCAATTCAGCAATGAAAACGTCCTGACACTTCTGTATCTGTACAGAGACCACAGCCCTGACATTACCCTGTATGATGACGTAGTGCCGGTAATAACAAAACTAAAAGACTCCGGCATAAAAACAGCCGTCATAACCGATGGGATGGCCTCCGTGCAGCAAAATAAAATTAAAGCTCTTGGCTTAGAGTCTCTTGTTGATGTGGTAATCTACACGGATATACTTGGAAGGGAGTACTGGAAACCCTCTCATGTGCCTTTCCAGACAGCCTTTAATCTTCTTGGTCAGAAAGCGCCATATGCTGCCGTCTATGTGGGGGATAATCCGGCAAAGGACTTTACCGGTGCTGAGGCACTGGGCATAGAGGGAGTGCATATTATAAGGGATGAAAAAGCAGCATCTACACCTGTAAATTTTCCGGGGAGGCGTGTTATCATAAGAACTCTGACAGAGTATTTTTCCAGGATAGAGGCAAGATATGAGCAATATAATCATAGGCGGCAGAAACATCGGGGCTGA
- a CDS encoding DUF1104 domain-containing protein: MKTVIMIVLTLTLLTGVAYATDFSTYTTDELLGLRGTMWNATVDDRIAFHTELSKRVAEMTTDQKKSFAGRPALAGRGMGRGMGRCMCRGMGYGPNCPYRAN, from the coding sequence ATGAAAACGGTGATTATGATAGTATTAACCCTTACACTTTTGACGGGGGTTGCGTATGCGACGGATTTTAGCACATACACTACCGATGAGCTTTTAGGACTCAGGGGCACTATGTGGAATGCCACAGTTGATGACAGAATCGCATTTCACACGGAACTAAGTAAAAGAGTTGCGGAGATGACCACGGATCAAAAGAAGTCGTTTGCCGGCAGACCGGCATTAGCAGGCAGGGGTATGGGTAGGGGCATGGGAAGATGTATGTGCAGAGGTATGGGGTATGGCCCCAATTGCCCGTACAGGGCTAATTAA
- a CDS encoding ATP-grasp domain-containing protein, which translates to MNVLITSASKKVWLIKAFKKALAAEGGGLVYAIDISPNAPALYFADCHYLCLRDSDPHFADSVLSLCKQHQITLIIPTRDEELPIFSKLREVFLKDGIFIMTAAPQTIDVCQDKKKFIGFCNGHGFNVPPTYNAGAALEFPLFVKPIRGKGSTNTAVINSHNELQLFINTGGHDCIIQKYINAPEYTVDLFSDFSGNVICAVPRIRIVVFGGESYVSKTQCNRTIIDESVRLAKALNLVGHNTIQCFWETDRVFFIEVNPRYGGGAALSIEAGADTPRYLIKILKGGTLTPDFQNFRDNLYMLRYTDELFLDENSLTTKRFV; encoded by the coding sequence ATGAATGTACTTATCACAAGCGCTTCAAAAAAAGTATGGCTTATTAAAGCCTTCAAAAAAGCACTTGCAGCAGAGGGCGGCGGTCTGGTTTATGCCATTGACATAAGCCCAAACGCCCCCGCTCTTTACTTTGCCGACTGTCATTACCTATGCCTGAGAGACTCGGACCCTCACTTTGCAGATTCCGTCTTATCCCTGTGCAAGCAACATCAAATTACTCTTATAATACCCACAAGAGATGAAGAGCTGCCGATTTTTTCAAAACTCAGAGAGGTTTTTCTCAAAGACGGAATCTTTATAATGACGGCCGCTCCACAAACCATTGATGTCTGTCAGGATAAAAAAAAGTTTATTGGCTTTTGTAATGGCCACGGCTTTAACGTCCCTCCAACCTACAACGCCGGTGCTGCTTTAGAATTCCCACTCTTTGTTAAACCAATACGTGGTAAGGGCAGCACAAACACCGCTGTAATCAATTCTCACAATGAACTTCAACTCTTTATCAACACCGGAGGACATGATTGTATAATTCAAAAGTACATAAATGCCCCTGAATACACAGTCGATTTGTTTTCTGATTTTTCAGGAAACGTAATCTGTGCTGTACCAAGGATAAGGATTGTGGTTTTTGGAGGGGAGTCTTACGTCTCAAAAACCCAATGTAACCGGACTATTATAGATGAATCCGTAAGGCTTGCCAAAGCACTCAATCTGGTCGGGCACAACACGATACAGTGTTTTTGGGAAACTGACAGAGTGTTTTTTATAGAGGTAAATCCGCGATACGGCGGTGGGGCGGCACTGAGTATTGAAGCAGGTGCAGACACCCCCCGCTATTTAATTAAAATCCTTAAAGGCGGCACACTCACCCCTGATTTCCAAAACTTTAGGGATAACCTGTACATGCTCAGATACACGGATGAGTTATTTCTTGATGAAAACTCATTAACAACCAAAAGGTTCGTTTAA
- a CDS encoding OB-fold nucleic acid binding domain-containing protein: MIRKIFLTAVFIILLTHNLGADAGDGYDLNTEVTLAGVVAGVDEGMRGPCVFTLLSSDKTYKVVTGPRWYLNQIGLAVKTQMSVVVTGSKFYDRNGGLYISAFSIVIPSESKTYRFRDSNSQSPLWHGHGRWR; encoded by the coding sequence ATGATAAGAAAAATTTTTTTGACAGCCGTTTTCATTATACTATTGACACATAATTTAGGTGCTGATGCGGGTGATGGTTACGACTTAAACACCGAGGTAACACTTGCCGGTGTTGTTGCCGGTGTGGATGAGGGGATGAGAGGGCCTTGTGTTTTTACACTGCTTTCATCTGATAAGACCTACAAGGTAGTGACCGGCCCGCGGTGGTATTTAAATCAAATTGGTCTTGCCGTAAAGACACAGATGAGTGTAGTTGTAACGGGATCAAAATTTTACGACAGAAATGGAGGACTATACATATCAGCGTTTTCTATTGTAATCCCTTCTGAATCGAAAACCTATCGCTTTCGGGATTCAAATTCACAAAGCCCCTTGTGGCACGGACATGGCCGATGGCGATAA
- a CDS encoding NAD-dependent epimerase/dehydratase family protein, producing MEDAINKKRVLVTGGAGVIGCELLAILSDKGFTVLSVDKKPPPMDKIRSHSPNLRHLIADISTDYLDEIIDFNPSAIFHLAAAFERSKESPEFWSTNWNENTLLSHRIIDIASKMPALKVFLFASSYLIYSPALYMSENLSAPVLLNENSPVNPRNITGASKYYTEKELEFINEYMLPNARMVNARIYRVYGKGSRDVISRWVGAALRNEEIHVYNRQNRFDFIYSQDVATGLYHFFESDACCGVINLGSGISTSVEDVLSAIASIIPLNQKDMGCIEHYEASTADITKLRKLTGWSPVVSIRSGIEHIVEYEKSKLQ from the coding sequence ATGGAAGACGCAATAAATAAAAAACGTGTGTTAGTGACAGGTGGGGCGGGAGTCATCGGATGCGAACTCCTTGCCATTTTATCAGACAAAGGTTTCACCGTTCTCTCTGTTGATAAGAAACCTCCGCCGATGGATAAAATCAGAAGCCACTCTCCGAATCTGCGGCATTTAATAGCCGACATCTCCACGGATTATCTTGATGAAATAATTGATTTTAACCCCTCCGCCATATTTCACCTTGCCGCCGCATTTGAAAGATCAAAGGAGTCACCGGAATTCTGGAGCACAAATTGGAACGAAAACACACTGCTCAGCCACAGGATTATTGATATTGCATCAAAAATGCCGGCTCTTAAGGTTTTTCTTTTTGCGTCCTCATACCTGATTTACTCACCGGCTCTCTATATGTCTGAAAATCTCTCCGCCCCCGTGCTCCTGAACGAAAACAGCCCTGTTAACCCAAGAAATATAACAGGTGCTTCTAAATATTATACCGAGAAGGAACTCGAATTCATAAATGAGTACATGCTGCCTAACGCCCGCATGGTTAATGCCAGGATTTACAGGGTTTACGGCAAGGGCTCAAGGGATGTCATATCCAGATGGGTCGGAGCAGCCCTCAGAAATGAGGAAATCCATGTGTATAATCGTCAAAACCGTTTTGACTTTATATACTCACAGGACGTTGCCACAGGACTTTACCACTTTTTTGAGTCTGATGCCTGCTGCGGCGTTATTAATCTTGGAAGCGGTATCAGTACATCTGTTGAGGACGTCTTAAGTGCTATCGCCTCAATAATCCCGTTAAACCAAAAAGACATGGGATGTATTGAACACTACGAGGCAAGCACCGCCGATATTACAAAGCTGCGGAAACTCACAGGCTGGAGCCCTGTGGTCTCCATACGCTCAGGCATAGAACACATCGTAGAGTACGAAAAGAGTAAGTTACAGTAA
- a CDS encoding cobalamin-dependent protein (Presence of a B(12) (cobalamin)-binding domain implies dependence on cobalamin itself, in one of its several forms, or in some unusual lineages, dependence on a cobalamin-like analog.) — translation MKMKLIYPKWRKLLRQSPFHLPPHGPVVFAATLPDWVEVEFVDDNVDELTFDDNTDVAALSIMLTAQLPRAFAIAEVYRNRGIPVIAGGIAAALHSEELSKHVDAVFIGEAEGRMEAVLNDLKNNHLKRTYNYLHNPPDIALVGPARREILNRSRYQYRGLPMVDLFHASRGCKFSCFPCCTGYLGGKVFRPRPLRRVVEELEQIDNTRLFLVDNSLAQDDAWEEELFKAMAPLKKKWVSHPIKDTDKLLGLAYEAGAWYVYQAVVDTSDTIRKRIKHYHDYGIKVEGTIILGTDEHTFDGIKRLVDFLLEINIDLAEFTVLTPFMHSPVREQFIKQGRLLHNGWDDYTCDRVVFKPKSMSVDELEAAYHYAWDTFHREKSQEVRMGALFFDVIAREVKDGTYKPVDHIRKSDRPGQT, via the coding sequence GTGAAGATGAAACTAATATATCCAAAGTGGCGTAAGCTGCTAAGACAGTCGCCTTTTCATCTGCCGCCGCACGGGCCTGTGGTTTTTGCGGCAACACTTCCGGATTGGGTTGAAGTGGAATTTGTTGATGACAATGTTGATGAACTTACATTTGATGACAACACGGATGTAGCCGCCCTTTCGATTATGCTTACAGCACAACTGCCCCGTGCATTTGCTATTGCTGAGGTTTACCGCAACAGAGGAATTCCAGTTATTGCCGGGGGCATAGCCGCCGCTTTGCACAGTGAGGAGCTGTCAAAGCATGTTGATGCGGTTTTTATTGGTGAGGCGGAGGGCAGAATGGAGGCAGTGCTGAATGATTTAAAGAATAACCATCTGAAAAGGACCTATAACTACTTGCACAATCCACCGGATATTGCATTGGTAGGGCCGGCAAGGAGAGAGATTTTAAACCGCAGCAGGTATCAGTACCGGGGGCTGCCCATGGTTGACCTTTTCCATGCCTCCCGCGGCTGCAAATTCAGTTGTTTTCCCTGCTGCACCGGTTATCTGGGTGGTAAGGTCTTCAGGCCCCGTCCTCTCAGGCGTGTGGTGGAGGAGCTTGAGCAGATAGACAATACCCGGTTGTTTCTTGTGGATAACTCACTGGCACAGGATGACGCATGGGAGGAGGAGTTGTTTAAGGCTATGGCTCCATTAAAGAAAAAATGGGTAAGCCATCCAATCAAGGATACCGATAAACTTCTGGGGCTGGCCTATGAGGCCGGTGCATGGTACGTGTATCAGGCGGTGGTGGATACCTCGGACACTATCAGAAAGCGGATAAAACACTACCACGATTATGGTATCAAGGTGGAGGGAACGATTATTCTGGGCACTGATGAGCACACCTTTGACGGGATAAAGCGTTTGGTGGATTTTCTTTTGGAAATTAATATCGATTTAGCGGAATTCACAGTTCTTACGCCTTTTATGCACTCCCCTGTAAGGGAACAGTTCATTAAACAGGGCAGACTGCTCCACAATGGCTGGGATGATTACACCTGTGACAGGGTAGTGTTCAAGCCTAAGAGTATGTCTGTTGATGAGCTGGAGGCGGCGTATCACTACGCCTGGGACACATTTCACAGGGAAAAGTCTCAGGAAGTTCGTATGGGTGCGCTATTTTTTGATGTAATCGCCCGTGAGGTTAAAGACGGAACTTATAAGCCGGTTGACCATATTAGAAAGTCTGACAGGCCGGGTCAAACTTAA